TTTAATGTATCTTTACGCATCATTGCCTTTCCGTGTGTTAGTGTGGGGTCTTTGGCATTTGATATGGTTAAAAGTATAATCATTTTGaagtcaacttaaaaaaaaaagagatgtttgtcattttgttgttttatattgTCCAGTATCCTCACTAGATGTTAACCATGCAGTCAATCTCTTGGCTTCTGTTTCAAATCTTTCAAATTTAGTTGAACTTTACTAGAAGGTGCTTGAAAAGTTgcttgaaaattatgaaaagtgtCTCTGAGTTATCTCTATAGAAAAGCAGGGTAGATGTTGATCTAAGCTAACCATAACCAGGACATATTAGGGCAACACAATTCACAAAGttttggacttagagtcaggaaaaactgattgaacatttaataaatagttgttgtATTGAATTATAAAGGATAGGGGAATTTGTTATAATATGGGAAGAAGATGTAGCATGATTCTTGGAGTTAGAGAACTTGCATTTAAATAATTACAGTCTTATTATTTTATCTCAGTGAGCCCCAGGATGTTCAATTAAGAGACTAAGCTTCCTGACAACTCTAAAAGgataagattattttaataaatattatagaatagcagtagaaaatatttatctaaatttCCTTGTTATTTAATGATTTTGATAATATTTCCTCTATTCCCACTTAAAAACAAGAAGCACTCAAGTTTTAGAAATGCTCACAAAATGTACATATAGAGTGTTGTGTAGGTCCCTTTTCCATTTGCTTTGCAGTAGTTGCTGAAGATTTGTATTGTCCTGGCATGGAAGATATTACTCACTACAGTTTCTCATTGGATACTGCAATTATTACTCAGTCCATTAATTTCAGGGTTTTACTTGAATAGAGTTCTTAAAAATGATCTATGTGTTTATGTTTATTGGCCAACTTTACTAGAATTTTCTAGAGAGTATACTCTACTgtggaaaaaattatagaataattgaTCTTGTGATCTTAGAAAATCATAAGAGAATCAGCTAACAACTACTCTAGCCAGtctatatacatgcacatatgtgtgtatgaggCCAATATAAGAGGAAATTTAATAATGGTTGGAcaggaagaatattttaaatcttaaagAGAGCTCTGGTGTTTAGGAAATATAGAGAATTATAAGAGATATATAAAGGACTCCTGCTCCTATCAATATGGAGTTATTTGTATACATTAATTATTCATTAAGTGCAAAAAAGGATCAAATGACTATAAGActgaataaatttaatattttttatcaatcAATTGTTATAGTGCCTAGACTTTAAAGAGAATTTGAAGATTATCAAGATAATCAGAGTAATATATACTTACACTTTGGATTTTGTGATAGCAAGTTCAATGATCAAATCCCACATTATCTATTTCTGAATGATGTTATTATGATAAAACCATTCAATTTCTCTATAATTCATCTTCTTTATCAAAGATCAATATCAATTATCTCAAAAGATTCCTATGAGGATAAAAGGAATTTATTCAatgaaaaatactagaaaaatgttactcattatttaatttattttctattgtacATATTGGGAAAATGAGGTAAATGGAATAGACGAGAATTGTCTCTCAACCCAGAATCAGAGTCATGATTTCCATCCTTAACTTCTGaatttaattcaaaaattttttcaataactaaCCAAATTAATAAATGTGTGAATTTTTTGGTGTTAAATTCTATCTTGATATTTCTACTGTTGTGTTCTACACTTCTTATGTCAGTGTCACGtactaaatattattttaacaaGATTCCAAAAGGACATGGGCTTGACAAATATTTTTGCTAATATACTTATATAGAGATTATGCTGCATTTCAAATCAGAATATATGACTTTAAATCTTCTTTTTACTCTTTACTATTTGGTCAAACACTTTATCTCATTGGATCTCAGGTTCCTCTTCTCTCAAAAATGGACTTTAAGCTAGGTGATCATTAAAGCTATTTCCAGTTATAAACAGTAATAAATTTCAAGTAATTAGTTCTGAATAacagtaaataaatgaataaataaataaaagtaattaaacGCATTTTCCCCACAAATATTCTGAatgattttttcctctattttttcttaaaaggaaaaacaaaacaaaacccaaaactcACTCCTTTCAGAAATGCTTGAAGGAAATTCCACAGTAGTAACTGAATTTATTCTACTTGGATTTCCCACAAGACCAGAACTTCAGGTTGTCCTATTTCTGGTGTTTCTATGCATGTATAGCCTGATTCTAGTGGGGAATATTGGCTTGATGATGCTCATTAGGGTGGATCCCCGGCTCCAGACCCCAATGTATTTCTTCCTTAGCAACTTATCCTTTGCCGATCTCTGTTATTCTTCAGTCATTGTCCCCAAAATGCTTGtcaatttcctttcaaaaaataaatcaatctccTATTATGGTTGTGCActtcagttttactttttttgtgcTTTTGCTGACACAGAATCCTTTATCTTAGCTGCTATGGCCTATGATCGCTATGTAGCTATCTGTAACCCACTGTTATACACTGTTGTAATGTCTCGTGGCATTTGTGTATCATTGATTGTCTTGTCCTATATTGGTGGCAATTTGAGTTCTTTGGTACACACATCCTTTGCATTCATACTGATATACTGTGACAAAAACactatcaatcattttttctgTGACCTCCCCCCACTACTTAAGCTATCCTGTACTGACACCTCCATCAATGAACTCTTACTCTCCACATATGGCAGCTCTGTAGAGGTCATCtgtttcatcattattatcatctcgTACTTTTTTATTCTCCTCTCTGTCTTGAAGATTCGTTCCTCCagtggaaggaagaaaactttcTCCACGTGTGCCTCTCACCTGACCTCTGTAGCCATTTACCAGGGGACGCTACTTTTTATTTACTCACGTCCCAGTTACCTCTATTCACCCAATACGGACAAAGTGATATCAGTCTTCTATACTATTGTAATTCCTGTATTGAATCCGTTGATCTACAGTCTGAGGAACAAGGATGTGAAAGATGCAGTTAAGAAAGTTCTAAGTCGAAAGGTATCATCATCATGAAGCTATATTGAATTACTAAATTATAGTTTTtgtatgtttaatttttctgatactatatagtttcttttgtttcatctacatctttttatgtttctttaaattcttcaaaTTTATGATTTTGCAGACAatcctaatataataaatatttgttgttggaCTGATTGCCTTGGTTATTAAGGCAGcaattttaatgattttcccaTTGAATTATACCCTTCTACAATGTGTTTATACaactactaaaatattcatattataagACTGGTATCACTATGACATACCCTCTTCCATAAAGCTTTTTTACAgtcttttattttccccatagttgcatataaaaatattttagcatttaCTTTTTCAAAATGTTGAGTTCCGTATATTTCAACTATTtgctccccttctcttttctaaaaaatGTAGGCAGTCTGATATAGTTTGTAGATGCACTGTCATATAAGACATAGTTCTATATTATCCTCagttacagaagaagaaacagaacaaaaggaagaacttattatgagaaagaataaagtaattaatcaaaatatgctttaatctgtattcagagcTCATAACTTCTTTGTATAAGGGTAATATTTTCCTTCAGGATTCCTTTGTAAGCCCAGAATTATTATGGGTTGTGTTGCTAGGAAGAACTGGGTCACTCATAGTTCATCATCAGACAGGATTACTGTACTGTTCATATTGTTTTACTgatcctgctcatttcactttgcatcaatatATAGAAGTCTTTGAAGGTTTTTCTGGCATCTTTCTGTTCATCATTCCTTATTTAAAACTTGGATTCCATTATATTCAGATaacacagcttgttcagccattccctatttGGTAGGCATCccctttgtttccaatttttgtcaCCATGAAAAGCGCTGCTATAATCATTTGCATGTTTaggttatttttctctttttatgatcttttttggcATACAGACTATAGCTTTATTACCCTTTGAGCAGGCTTTGAAATTGTTCTCCAAGATGATTGGTTTGGTTCAAAATCCAC
The Macrotis lagotis isolate mMagLag1 chromosome 3, bilby.v1.9.chrom.fasta, whole genome shotgun sequence genome window above contains:
- the LOC141516899 gene encoding olfactory receptor 5I1 produces the protein MLEGNSTVVTEFILLGFPTRPELQVVLFLVFLCMYSLILVGNIGLMMLIRVDPRLQTPMYFFLSNLSFADLCYSSVIVPKMLVNFLSKNKSISYYGCALQFYFFCAFADTESFILAAMAYDRYVAICNPLLYTVVMSRGICVSLIVLSYIGGNLSSLVHTSFAFILIYCDKNTINHFFCDLPPLLKLSCTDTSINELLLSTYGSSVEVICFIIIIISYFFILLSVLKIRSSSGRKKTFSTCASHLTSVAIYQGTLLFIYSRPSYLYSPNTDKVISVFYTIVIPVLNPLIYSLRNKDVKDAVKKVLSRKVSSS